The following proteins are encoded in a genomic region of Vibrio spartinae:
- a CDS encoding FHA domain-containing protein, giving the protein MAYLSNIRLEHPIYLKAFHQIGRLSSAVDTTINLPDVSRIHAIIEFKKHWYIRDLSKNGVRVNGERLETHCPYQLKRGDQIWFSSAQKEPFVIASLEPPKDILLPAYHDNNESHHLEPIYLKRYHFLPDDTSPELVVIYDQENQEWQCEHLTSSQCYVLKDGEQLEFSNKAWRLFKGAHSEEQETEYLDAQPDSNFRYIFNISQDEELTELTIKDSQRCIDCQTRSHHYLTALLARYKAEDLRQNIPEPSQGWRSVDQLTKDMGISETHINIQIHRARKQLAELQETMGVMVPNIIERKRGRIRLAATNYQVIKGNQLEIDSSHWLN; this is encoded by the coding sequence ATGGCTTATCTTAGTAACATTCGCCTCGAGCACCCCATTTACCTCAAAGCCTTTCATCAGATTGGTCGACTATCTTCCGCTGTAGACACGACAATTAATCTCCCGGACGTCTCCCGTATTCATGCTATCATTGAGTTTAAAAAGCACTGGTATATTCGAGATCTCAGTAAAAACGGTGTACGTGTAAATGGAGAACGACTCGAAACCCATTGCCCTTACCAGCTTAAACGTGGAGACCAGATCTGGTTTTCCTCGGCTCAGAAAGAACCTTTCGTCATCGCGAGCCTAGAGCCCCCAAAAGATATACTTCTTCCTGCATATCACGATAACAATGAATCACATCACCTAGAACCAATTTACTTAAAGCGCTACCACTTCTTGCCCGATGATACATCCCCAGAGCTGGTTGTTATCTATGACCAAGAGAACCAAGAGTGGCAATGCGAGCATTTAACAAGTAGCCAATGCTATGTACTGAAGGACGGCGAGCAGCTTGAGTTCTCAAACAAAGCATGGCGGTTGTTCAAAGGAGCTCACTCAGAAGAACAGGAAACTGAATATCTAGATGCACAGCCAGACAGCAATTTTCGCTACATCTTCAATATCAGTCAGGACGAGGAGCTCACCGAACTCACCATCAAGGACAGCCAGCGATGTATCGATTGCCAAACCAGAAGCCACCATTATCTCACGGCTCTGCTCGCACGCTACAAAGCGGAGGATTTAAGACAGAACATACCTGAACCCTCACAGGGCTGGCGTTCTGTAGACCAGCTAACAAAAGACATGGGAATATCTGAGACCCACATCAACATTCAGATCCACCGAGCTAGAAAGCAACTGGCCGAATTGCAGGAAACAATGGGGGTGATGGTCCCCAATATTATTGAAAGGAAACGAGGACGGATAAGACTGGCAGCAACGAACTATCAGGTGATTAAGGGGAATCAGTTGGAAATAGATTCAAGCCATTGGTTGAATTAA
- a CDS encoding TfuA-like protein, which translates to MSIILFSGPTITAQEVHRLLDADCRPPAKQGDIYLATHDKPKVIVLIDGYFESVPAVWHKEILYALSLGINVYGCASMGALRAAELASLGMEGFGEVFKRFHSGELEDDDEVALVHGPAELGYPAISVPMVNIRATLAAATQNQIITPHEEARLTEVLKQHHYPQRTYQQLKQQATALLSEEKSLLLQIFIEQHTVNIKKQDAVALLEHLNGLTDTSPGFNGKQDAINNKPVHHFARTDTWERLTSHLDYQKKLSDHSLSPEELVRELKLDGCFLDLKQQALCRKSALRTASSHRPVLTGSQQQNALIELAFRQFAYIDQTLNFDRLATWLASQGIDECNFDLLVNEQSLLAWLESIDPQLEGDILDILKLNNRYADYQARIAFKRQAPTLAIQDLTINEQQLWEWFFAVKHPDSPTQNPNDVWQILGFHSLDELKSAVVQDFQYQMQSGEQG; encoded by the coding sequence ATGAGCATTATTCTATTCAGCGGCCCCACGATCACCGCACAAGAGGTACACCGCCTACTTGATGCGGATTGTCGGCCTCCGGCCAAACAGGGAGATATCTATCTCGCCACTCACGACAAGCCCAAGGTCATCGTTCTAATTGATGGCTACTTCGAGAGCGTGCCTGCGGTATGGCACAAAGAGATTCTCTACGCCCTGTCTCTTGGAATCAACGTCTACGGCTGCGCAAGTATGGGGGCTCTCAGGGCCGCAGAACTTGCAAGCTTAGGAATGGAAGGCTTTGGTGAAGTATTCAAGCGCTTTCACTCCGGTGAACTGGAGGATGATGATGAGGTCGCACTGGTTCATGGTCCAGCAGAACTTGGCTATCCGGCGATCTCAGTTCCAATGGTCAACATCCGGGCTACACTTGCCGCCGCTACCCAGAACCAGATTATCACCCCTCATGAAGAAGCGAGGTTGACAGAGGTGCTAAAGCAGCACCATTACCCCCAACGGACATATCAGCAACTAAAGCAGCAGGCCACCGCGCTACTCAGTGAAGAAAAGTCGCTGTTGCTTCAAATCTTTATCGAACAGCATACTGTTAATATCAAAAAACAGGATGCGGTAGCGCTGCTTGAACACCTCAATGGACTTACTGATACAAGCCCTGGTTTTAATGGCAAACAGGATGCTATCAACAACAAACCAGTCCACCACTTCGCAAGGACAGACACATGGGAAAGGCTCACCTCCCACCTGGATTACCAGAAAAAGCTCTCGGATCACTCACTCTCGCCGGAAGAACTGGTGCGCGAACTCAAACTTGATGGGTGCTTTCTTGATCTTAAGCAGCAAGCTTTATGTCGAAAATCAGCCTTGAGGACGGCCTCGTCACACCGTCCCGTGCTAACTGGCAGCCAACAACAGAACGCACTGATTGAACTAGCGTTTCGTCAATTTGCCTATATTGATCAAACACTGAATTTTGATCGCCTCGCCACATGGCTAGCCTCACAAGGTATCGACGAGTGCAATTTTGACCTTCTCGTCAACGAACAATCACTTTTGGCCTGGCTGGAAAGCATCGACCCACAATTAGAAGGCGATATACTGGATATTCTGAAACTGAACAACCGCTACGCTGACTATCAGGCACGGATCGCTTTTAAGCGACAGGCGCCAACGCTGGCTATACAAGACCTAACCATAAATGAGCAACAACTCTGGGAGTGGTTTTTCGCCGTTAAACATCCAGATAGCCCAACACAAAACCCTAACGATGTATGGCAAATACTTGGCTTTCACTCTCTGGACGAACTAAAAAGCGCCGTAGTACAAGACTTTCAATACCAAATGCAATCAGGAGAACAAGGATGA